TCTGGACGGCGATCTCGTTGCCGTGCACCGCACGCCGGAAGTGCGCAGCCGGCAGATCGTGGTCGCCCGCATCGATGATGAGGTCACGGTGAAACGCTACCGGCAGGATGGCAAGGTGGTTTGGCTGCTGCCGGAGAACGAAGAGTTTGAACCTATCCAGGTCAATCTGGATGTGCAGGCGATGGTTATCGAAGGCGTCGTGGTCGGGGTCATTCGCGATGGCCTGTTGCTGCACTGACTGAACCTGAACGCCAACGCCCGGTATGAGCGATGCACTCGACAAACTGTTGCAAAGCCCGCGCCTGTGGCGAGGGCGGGCACAGGGCAGCGCCTGGCAGGGACTCGCCACAGGGTACCCACGCTTTGACGAGCACCTGCCAGGCGGTGGCTGGCCGCAGCATGCGCTGACCGAAATCCTGCTGGAGCAGTACGGCAGTGGTGAACTGAAACTGCTGATGCCGGCGCTGGCGCGTCTCAGCCAGGAGGCCGCTGGCTGGCTGAGCTGGATCGCACCGCCGTTTCAGCCGTACCCGCCCGCCTTGCAGCAATGGGGCATCAACCTGTCGCGGGTGCTGATCGTGAAACCACGGGCAGACACCGAGGCGTTATGGGCGGCTGAGCAGGCTTTAAGTTGCGGTAATTGCGCCGCGGTCCTGTTGTGGTCTGAGCGTTTTGACAGCACGGCGAGTCGTCGTCTGCAACTTGCCGCCGAACAGGGCAAGAGCTGGGTTATTGCCTTTCGTTCCCTGCGCGCGCGGCGGGAGCACTCGGCGGCCGCCTTGCGCATAGAGCTGCGGCAGGGCGATGGCGGCACGGATATCCACATTCTGAAAAGCCGTGGCGGGCGCCCGGCGGCGGTGCCGGGTGTCATTCACAATTATGCCGATCTGCCGGGGCATTAAGCCGTGGCGGTTGCCGGTAAAAAGCCCGCCCTGTTGCGGGACGCGGACCCGACGCCCGCTGTAACGCGCGCGCCGGAGCAACAGTCTTTACTGCCGGAGGAGCCGCCGCTACCGCCGCCACAACGTCAGCCACTGCGGCGCACGAGACCTGACGAACAACTCTGGCTGTGCCTGTATTTACCGCGTTTGCCACTGGAGTCATCGAACGTTGCCGATGACCTGCCTCTGTACGCGGTCTTTGAAGAACGGCAGGGCATACGGCAGATTCTGCAGGCCAGTGCAGCTGCTCTGGCTGCGGGCGTGCATCCGGGCCTGTCCGTAGATGCGGCACTGGCGCTGCTACCCGGCCTGCAACTCGAAGAACGCGATGCCGTTCGCGAGCAGCAGTTGTTGCAGGAGCTGGCGGCCTGGGCTGAACGCTACACGTCGTTTGTTGTGGTTGAAGCGCCATCGCTGCTGTTACTGGAACTGAAAGCCAGCCTGCGGCTTTTTGCCGGTTTGAAGCGCCTGCGCAGCGAGATCGTGAAGGCCCTCGAGGCGCAGGGTTACAGCGCCTTACCGGCCATTGCACCAACGCCACTGGCGGCCACCTGGCTGGCGCGGGCGGGCAGTCGGCGTTGCATTATCGCCAGTGACAAGCTGACCAGAGCAGTGAGTGTGCTGCCGTTGTCCTGCCTGGCATGGCCGGCGAAACTGACCGCCTCTTTGCAGGGCATGGGCCTGTCCCAGGTCGGCGATTTGCTGCGTTTGCCGCGCGCCGGTTTCAGTCAGCGCTTCGGCGCCCAGCGTTTGCTGGAACTCGACCGGGCACTCGGTCGGCTGCCGGACCCGCGCCCGCATTTTCGGGCACCGCAACCGTTCGTGGCCGATTGCGATCTTGATGGCGAGCACAGTGATCGCGCCTGGTTGCTGAACACGTGTGAGCAGCTGCTGCAGAAACTTGAACGATTCCTGCTGACGCGACAGTTGGCAAGCCGTCGCCTGCATTTCCGTTTCTACCATTTGCAGCACGCGGCCACCGCTCTGACGCTTGGCAGCGCCAGGGCGGAGCGCAGCAGTGCACTCTGGCTACAGTTGCTGAGCATCCGTTTTGAACAGACTGAATTACCTGCGCCGGTTATTGCCATTCGTTTACAGGCAGCGGACGGGCAGCCACTCACGGCGACCAGTGCATCCCTGGGTTTCAGCTCAGGCCCCGCTGACGAGGTACCCATTGATCACCTTATCGAACGCCTGGCGGCGCGTATGGGCAACCAGGCGGTGCACGGCATCGATACGGTGGCCGAACACCGGCCGGACCACGCCTGGCGCCGGCAACGGCTCATGGACTGCGTGCCACGTTGTGCAGCGCCGGCACCGGCACCGCTGTTACGGCGGCGGCCCTTGTGGATGCTGGAATTGCCGGAAGCCTTGTCTCTGCAGCACGGTCAACCCTGTTACCAGGGACCGCTTCAGCTTGAACACGGACCGGAACGGATTGAAAGCGGCTGGTGGGACGGTGCCAGTATTGCTCGCGATTACTACGTGGCAAGCAGTCCGGCGGGTAGCTGCCTGTGGATCTTTCAGGATCGCAAGGGAGGTGGCTGGTATGTGCACGGGTTTTTCGGCTGATGAGGGCTTACGCAGAACTGCACACGCTCAGCAACTTCAGTTTTCTGCGCGGTGCTTCGCACCCCGAGGAACTGGTCGCGACGGCGGCCGAACTCGGTTACGAAGCACTGGCGATTACGGATGAGTGTTCTGTCTCCGGGGTAGTGCGGGCGCACACGGCGGCAAAAAAGCACGGTCTGAAGAAGCTGCTTATCGGCGCGGAGTTTCGCCTGGCCTGTGGCCTGCAGCTTGTTGCTTTGGCCGCGAGTCGTGCGGGTTACGCCGCGCTATGCGGCTTGATCAGCCGCGGCCGCAGGGCTGCTGATAAAGGTCATTATCACTTAAGTGCGGGCGATTTCGCTGATGGCCTGCCGGGCTGTCTGTTGCTTTGGTTGCCGGACAAAAGCCTGTCACTCGCCCGTGAAGATCAGTGGATTTGTACGCGTTTCGCCGGACGACTGTGGATTGCCGTGGAACTGCTGGCCGACGGTCTGGACCGGGAACGTTTGCTTGGTCTGCAGGAACTGGGTGGGCAGCTGGGTCTGCCGCTCGTCGCCAGTGGTGATGTCCATATGCATTGCCGCGCGCGCCGCGCTCTGCAAGACACACTAACGGCCATTCGTGAAGGTGTAACGGTGGCGACGGCAGGCTTTTCCCTGCACGCCAACGGGGAGCGTTACCTGCGGCCGATCAATGTATTGCAGCGAATCTACCCGGCTGCATTGCTGGCAGAGAGTGTGCGCATCGCCGAGCGCATTGATTTCTCACTGGATGAACTGCGCTACGAATACCCGAAAGAGCTGGTGCCGGACAACGAAACACCGGCCAGTTATTTGCGCAAGTTGACCGAAGCCGGCATGCGCAGGCGCTGGCCGGCCGGCACGCCGGCAAAGGTAGCGGCTATTGTCGAACACGAACTGGATCTGATTCGCGACCTCAATTACGAAACCTATTTCCTGACGGTGCACGACATCGTCGCGTTCGCGCGTTCGCAGCACATACTTTGTCAGGGGCGTGGTTCGGCCGCGAACTCGGCTGTGTGTTTTTGCCTGGGTATTACGGAGGTAGATCCGGATCGCATGGTGATGCTGGTCGAGCGCTTTATCTCCAAAGAGCGCAATGAACCGCCCGATATTGATGTCGATTTCGAACACGAACGCCGTGAAGAGGTTATTCAGTACATCTACAGAAAATACGGCCGCGAACGTGCGGCACTGGCGGCTACCGTTATTACCTACCGGGCACGCAGCGCGTTACGCGATATCGGCAAGGTGCTCGGTCTGTCCGGTTTGCAGCTCGACAGGTTGGCGCGCTCGATGCAGTGGTGGGATGGCAACGAGGTTGATGACAGCCGCGTACGTGAAGCGGGTCTTGATCCCGAAAGCCCGGTGATCCGGCGATTGCTGTGGTTGACGCGGCAGTTACTCGGTTTCCCCCGGCACCTGTCACAGCATGTCGGTGGTTTCGTTATTGCGAACGGCCCCTTGTCTGAACTGGTGCCGGTTGAAAACGCCTCAATGCCGGACCGTACCGTGATCCAGTGGGAGAAGAATGACCTGGAAGAACTTGGCCTGTTGAAGGTTGACGTGCTGGGCCTCGGGATGCTGACGGCTATCCGCCGCAGCTTTGACCTGATCCACAAATTCGATGGGCGGCGCTACACACTCGCCAGTGTCCCGGCGGAAGACCCGCTCGTTTATGACATGGTATGCGCTGGCGACACGATGGGTGTATTCCAGATCGAGTCCCGCGCGCAGATGGCGATGTTGCCGCGGCTCCGCCCGCGCAGTTATTACGACCTCGTCATCGAAGTGGCAATCATTCGTCCGGGACCGATTCAGGGCGACATGGTGCATCCCTATTTGCGGCGCAGAAACGGCGAAGAAGCGGTTGATTACCCGAGTGAAGAGGTCCGCGGTGTACTGGAGCGCACGCTCGGGGTGCCGATTTTTCAGGAGCAGGTCATGCAGCTTGCCGTGGTTGCCGCTGGATTTACGCCGGGCGAAGCCGATCAGCTGCGTCGTGCCATGGCGGCGTGGAAACGGCGTGGAGGTCTCGGCCCGTTCGAAGACAAGTTAATCGACGGCATGCGTGCACGCGGTTACCAGGAGAGTTTTGCGAGGCAGCTTTTCCAGCAGATTCTGGGTTTTGGCGAATACGGTTTTCCCGAGTCGCATGCCGCAAGTTTCGCGTTGCTGGTGTACGTTTCCTGCTGGTTGAAATGCCATGAACCGGCAGCGTTTTGCTGTGCCTTGCTGAACAGTCAGCCGATGGGTTTCTACTCCGCATCGCAGTTAATTCAGGACGTACGCCGCCATGGTGTCGAAGTCCGGCCTGTGGATGTGAATAGCAGCGATTGGGATTGTACCCTCGAGTGCGCAAGTAACGGTCAGGCCGCATTGCGTTTGGGTTTGCGACAGGTCAAAGGTCTGCCAGAGGCAGCTGGACGGCGGCTTGCACAAGAGCGGTCGGTTGCTGCTTTTCGTAGTGTGCAGGACATGGCAGGCCGGCTGGGTTTG
The DNA window shown above is from Woeseia oceani and carries:
- the imuA gene encoding translesion DNA synthesis-associated protein ImuA — its product is MSDALDKLLQSPRLWRGRAQGSAWQGLATGYPRFDEHLPGGGWPQHALTEILLEQYGSGELKLLMPALARLSQEAAGWLSWIAPPFQPYPPALQQWGINLSRVLIVKPRADTEALWAAEQALSCGNCAAVLLWSERFDSTASRRLQLAAEQGKSWVIAFRSLRARREHSAAALRIELRQGDGGTDIHILKSRGGRPAAVPGVIHNYADLPGH
- a CDS encoding Y-family DNA polymerase, which codes for MAVAGKKPALLRDADPTPAVTRAPEQQSLLPEEPPLPPPQRQPLRRTRPDEQLWLCLYLPRLPLESSNVADDLPLYAVFEERQGIRQILQASAAALAAGVHPGLSVDAALALLPGLQLEERDAVREQQLLQELAAWAERYTSFVVVEAPSLLLLELKASLRLFAGLKRLRSEIVKALEAQGYSALPAIAPTPLAATWLARAGSRRCIIASDKLTRAVSVLPLSCLAWPAKLTASLQGMGLSQVGDLLRLPRAGFSQRFGAQRLLELDRALGRLPDPRPHFRAPQPFVADCDLDGEHSDRAWLLNTCEQLLQKLERFLLTRQLASRRLHFRFYHLQHAATALTLGSARAERSSALWLQLLSIRFEQTELPAPVIAIRLQAADGQPLTATSASLGFSSGPADEVPIDHLIERLAARMGNQAVHGIDTVAEHRPDHAWRRQRLMDCVPRCAAPAPAPLLRRRPLWMLELPEALSLQHGQPCYQGPLQLEHGPERIESGWWDGASIARDYYVASSPAGSCLWIFQDRKGGGWYVHGFFG
- a CDS encoding error-prone DNA polymerase — encoded protein: MRAYAELHTLSNFSFLRGASHPEELVATAAELGYEALAITDECSVSGVVRAHTAAKKHGLKKLLIGAEFRLACGLQLVALAASRAGYAALCGLISRGRRAADKGHYHLSAGDFADGLPGCLLLWLPDKSLSLAREDQWICTRFAGRLWIAVELLADGLDRERLLGLQELGGQLGLPLVASGDVHMHCRARRALQDTLTAIREGVTVATAGFSLHANGERYLRPINVLQRIYPAALLAESVRIAERIDFSLDELRYEYPKELVPDNETPASYLRKLTEAGMRRRWPAGTPAKVAAIVEHELDLIRDLNYETYFLTVHDIVAFARSQHILCQGRGSAANSAVCFCLGITEVDPDRMVMLVERFISKERNEPPDIDVDFEHERREEVIQYIYRKYGRERAALAATVITYRARSALRDIGKVLGLSGLQLDRLARSMQWWDGNEVDDSRVREAGLDPESPVIRRLLWLTRQLLGFPRHLSQHVGGFVIANGPLSELVPVENASMPDRTVIQWEKNDLEELGLLKVDVLGLGMLTAIRRSFDLIHKFDGRRYTLASVPAEDPLVYDMVCAGDTMGVFQIESRAQMAMLPRLRPRSYYDLVIEVAIIRPGPIQGDMVHPYLRRRNGEEAVDYPSEEVRGVLERTLGVPIFQEQVMQLAVVAAGFTPGEADQLRRAMAAWKRRGGLGPFEDKLIDGMRARGYQESFARQLFQQILGFGEYGFPESHAASFALLVYVSCWLKCHEPAAFCCALLNSQPMGFYSASQLIQDVRRHGVEVRPVDVNSSDWDCTLECASNGQAALRLGLRQVKGLPEAAGRRLAQERSVAAFRSVQDMAGRLGLQRNELGALAAAGALAVLDGHRHRARWTVAGIEAATPLFADLQRYEPAVMLKKPTEGQDLVADYQSLGLTLGRHPLALLRQRLAETRYLMSSDLAGIPSGRHVRVAGLVITKQRPGTAGGVTFVTLEDESGYTNLIVWKKTAERQRQVLLNARLMGVEGELQIEGKVIHIIARRLIDHSELLGDLTVTSRDFR